One stretch of Chitinophaga pendula DNA includes these proteins:
- a CDS encoding RNA polymerase sigma-70 factor → MDRNGNKKITVVFGALFHTYYEKLHRYAYTILKDNNEANDVVQTVFTRLWEKRDEIVFEDAIKGYLYRATHNYCLNNIRQADTRGRYIQHQSRDEHAGTTRDAMDKVVASELQVHIHNAIESLPAQCKLIFRKSREEGLKYAEIAEELSLSVKTVEAQMSKALRILREKLAAYIEIILILLYYNL, encoded by the coding sequence TTGGATAGAAACGGTAACAAGAAGATCACTGTGGTGTTTGGGGCGCTTTTTCATACATATTATGAAAAGCTGCATCGTTATGCCTATACGATACTGAAAGACAATAACGAAGCCAATGACGTCGTACAAACCGTATTTACCCGCCTGTGGGAAAAGCGGGACGAGATCGTTTTCGAAGATGCTATCAAAGGATATCTGTACCGGGCTACGCACAACTATTGCCTCAATAACATCAGGCAGGCAGATACCCGGGGACGCTATATACAACATCAGAGCAGAGATGAACATGCCGGAACGACCAGAGATGCGATGGATAAGGTCGTGGCATCCGAATTACAGGTACACATCCACAACGCGATAGAAAGTCTTCCCGCACAGTGTAAATTGATATTTCGCAAAAGTCGGGAGGAAGGCCTCAAATATGCAGAAATAGCAGAAGAATTATCCCTCTCTGTCAAAACAGTAGAAGCACAGATGAGCAAAGCCTTGCGTATCCTGAGAGAAAAATTAGCTGCCTACATCGAAATAATACTGATCTTACTATACTATAACTTATAA
- a CDS encoding malate:quinone oxidoreductase codes for MLLFFFSVSLYPSIISMSTYDNIANAGPDVVLIGAGIMSATLGMLLKELQPDITIEIFERLDVVTAESSDAWNNAGTGHSAFCELNYTPQKADGTVDCSKAVKIAESFEISKQFWAYLVEQKIIDSSSFINSIPHMSFVWGPENVSFLKERYKTLQQYHLFKEMQYSEDPQQLEEWVPLIMQGRDHTQEVAATRMEMGTDVNFGALTKGMINHMKAHQGVGLYLNHEVRDLKKDAEGYWHVAVKNIHTGSKRTVRTKFVFIGAGGGSLPLLEKSDIPEGKGYGGFPVSGQWLKCNNPDIIEKHQAKVYGKAAVGSPPMSVPHLDTRMIDGKKGLLFGPYAGFSTKFLKHGSYLDLPLSIKFNNIRPMLAAGWDNIPLTKYLINQVRQSPEDRLEALKEYFPDAKMEDWDLEIAGQRVQVIKKDEEHGGILEFGTEVVSAADGSLAVLLGASPGASTSVSIMLGLLKRCFKEQAASAAWQHKLQEMIPSYGKSLSDNPALCDEMRRWTSDVLNLEQQAPSLA; via the coding sequence ATGCTACTTTTCTTTTTCAGTGTATCTTTGTACCCTTCAATCATTAGCATGAGTACATACGATAACATTGCCAATGCAGGTCCCGACGTGGTTTTGATCGGTGCAGGCATTATGAGCGCTACATTGGGGATGCTGCTGAAAGAATTGCAACCCGACATAACGATAGAGATATTTGAAAGATTGGACGTAGTTACTGCTGAAAGTTCTGATGCATGGAATAACGCCGGAACCGGCCACTCCGCTTTCTGCGAGCTCAACTACACCCCGCAGAAAGCAGATGGCACCGTAGATTGCTCAAAGGCCGTTAAGATTGCTGAATCATTTGAAATATCAAAACAATTCTGGGCTTACCTCGTAGAACAGAAGATCATTGATTCCTCCTCCTTTATTAATAGTATTCCTCATATGAGTTTTGTATGGGGGCCGGAAAATGTTTCTTTTTTAAAAGAACGCTATAAGACATTGCAACAATATCACCTTTTTAAGGAGATGCAATATTCTGAAGATCCACAGCAACTGGAAGAGTGGGTACCTCTCATCATGCAAGGCCGCGACCATACACAAGAGGTGGCAGCAACCCGGATGGAAATGGGTACAGACGTTAATTTCGGCGCCCTCACCAAAGGCATGATCAACCACATGAAAGCACATCAGGGTGTAGGCTTGTACCTCAACCACGAAGTGCGTGATCTGAAAAAAGATGCAGAAGGCTACTGGCATGTGGCTGTAAAAAATATCCATACCGGCAGCAAACGTACCGTACGTACTAAGTTTGTCTTTATAGGCGCTGGTGGTGGCTCTCTCCCCCTGCTGGAAAAATCTGATATCCCGGAAGGTAAAGGCTACGGTGGCTTCCCCGTAAGCGGACAATGGCTGAAATGTAACAACCCGGATATTATAGAAAAACACCAGGCCAAAGTATATGGAAAAGCAGCAGTAGGCTCCCCTCCCATGTCTGTACCTCACCTCGATACACGAATGATCGATGGCAAAAAAGGCTTGCTGTTCGGCCCTTACGCCGGATTCTCCACTAAGTTCCTCAAACACGGTTCTTATCTCGATCTGCCATTATCTATCAAGTTCAATAACATCCGTCCGATGCTGGCAGCTGGATGGGACAATATTCCGCTGACCAAATACCTGATCAACCAGGTACGTCAGTCACCGGAAGACAGGCTGGAAGCGTTGAAAGAATACTTCCCTGATGCAAAGATGGAAGACTGGGATCTGGAAATTGCCGGACAACGTGTGCAGGTGATCAAAAAGGATGAAGAACATGGTGGTATCCTCGAATTTGGTACAGAAGTAGTAAGTGCCGCTGATGGCTCTCTGGCAGTATTACTGGGCGCTTCTCCCGGTGCCTCCACCTCTGTATCTATTATGCTGGGATTACTGAAGCGCTGCTTTAAAGAACAGGCAGCATCTGCAGCGTGGCAACACAAATTGCAGGAAATGATCCCTTCTTATGGTAAGTCACTCTCTGATAATCCGGCCCTTTGCGATGAGATGAGAAGATGGACCAGTGACGTGTTGAACCTGGAGCAACAAGCGCCTTCTCTGGCATAA
- a CDS encoding DUF4254 domain-containing protein, producing the protein MLTTLCNQIFSASIADYHRYNDVYQLISNPYEKSSIEHLLYLKNWIDTVQWHLEDIIRDPNIDPVKALDIKRWIDRSNQERTDVVEYIDSYFLDKFKEVTVEPAATINTESPAWAIDRLSILALKIYHMEEETKREDAAAEHRAACQRKLDTLLEQRKDLSTAIELLLEDIAAGRKYMKVYKQMKMYNDPSLNPVLYNKQA; encoded by the coding sequence ATGTTAACGACGCTTTGCAACCAGATATTTAGTGCGAGCATAGCTGATTACCATCGTTATAATGACGTGTATCAGCTTATCTCCAACCCGTATGAGAAGAGCAGTATTGAGCACCTACTCTATCTGAAGAACTGGATCGATACGGTACAATGGCACCTGGAGGATATTATCCGGGATCCTAATATTGATCCTGTTAAAGCATTGGATATCAAACGTTGGATTGATCGTTCTAACCAGGAGCGTACGGATGTGGTGGAGTATATCGATAGTTATTTCCTGGACAAATTTAAGGAGGTGACGGTAGAGCCAGCTGCTACAATTAATACCGAAAGTCCGGCATGGGCGATCGATCGGTTGTCTATACTGGCGCTGAAGATCTATCACATGGAAGAGGAAACAAAGCGGGAAGATGCTGCTGCGGAGCACCGGGCGGCTTGTCAGCGTAAGCTGGACACTTTGTTGGAGCAGCGGAAAGATCTCAGTACAGCCATTGAATTATTACTAGAAGACATTGCTGCCGGCAGGAAGTATATGAAGGTGTACAAACAGATGAAGATGTACAATGATCCTTCTCTGAACCCGGTGTTGTATAATAAGCAGGCGTAG
- a CDS encoding OmpA family protein, which produces MKKIANRMTGSILTAIVVLLFVACSSARKTGGSQQQYMSKQYRELKNVLNEAEVSIIKDSVKVIFPNNVLFASSSDQLKEEIKPTFQRFANVLTKYGKTKILVTGHTDNTGAPSYNRELSERRAASGKQLLITDGVSADRMLTWGLGDRAPVATNDTDEGKARNRRVEFVILYDVKQ; this is translated from the coding sequence ATGAAGAAAATAGCAAATAGAATGACCGGTAGTATATTGACTGCCATTGTGGTGTTATTGTTCGTTGCATGCAGCTCCGCCAGGAAGACCGGTGGCAGCCAGCAGCAGTACATGAGCAAACAATACAGAGAACTTAAAAACGTGCTGAATGAAGCAGAAGTAAGTATCATCAAAGACAGTGTCAAGGTGATCTTCCCCAATAACGTATTGTTCGCTTCCTCTTCAGACCAACTAAAGGAAGAGATAAAGCCTACTTTTCAGCGTTTTGCCAATGTGTTGACCAAATACGGTAAGACCAAGATATTGGTGACCGGGCATACTGATAACACCGGCGCCCCCAGCTATAACCGCGAGCTATCCGAACGCCGCGCTGCCAGCGGTAAACAACTGCTGATAACAGATGGTGTAAGCGCCGACCGGATGCTGACCTGGGGACTGGGCGACCGCGCACCCGTCGCGACCAACGACACCGATGAAGGAAAAGCGAGAAACCGCCGCGTAGAGTTCGTTATACTCTACGACGTAAAGCAATAA
- a CDS encoding type I restriction endonuclease, with the protein MDFKDTIKQLAERILKHKELVQTEEATKHSFVMPFIQALGYDVFNPMEVVPEFVADLGIKKGEKVDYAIVKEGQPVILIECKHWSSNLDPHNSQLFRYFHTTKAKFSILTNGFESWFYTDLDEPNKMDQKPFFIFDLQDIRDNQIEELKKFHKNYFDSDTIVSTASELKYLGLIKQLFNTEVNNPSPDFVRHFARQVYTNGSVTQKVLDQFTQFTKKAFQIYISDLITERLKSALQKEENDQPPAEAVELIMEPESKIQTTQEELDSFQIIRSILRQVVPVDKIHYRDAQSYFAILYDDNNRKPLCRLYIGATKKQIGLFGADRTEVKKELSSLDDIFQHADHLLETAKSYLKTLEV; encoded by the coding sequence ATGGATTTTAAAGATACCATTAAACAATTAGCAGAGAGAATTCTCAAACACAAAGAATTGGTACAAACGGAAGAAGCAACCAAACATTCGTTTGTAATGCCATTTATCCAAGCGTTAGGTTACGATGTTTTTAACCCTATGGAAGTAGTTCCTGAATTCGTTGCGGATCTTGGGATAAAAAAAGGTGAAAAGGTCGACTATGCCATTGTAAAGGAAGGGCAACCGGTCATCCTGATAGAATGCAAGCATTGGTCATCAAATCTAGATCCTCATAACTCTCAGTTATTCCGTTATTTTCACACTACCAAAGCTAAATTTTCCATTTTAACCAATGGCTTTGAGTCCTGGTTTTATACTGATCTTGATGAGCCGAATAAGATGGATCAAAAGCCTTTTTTCATTTTTGACCTTCAGGATATCAGAGATAACCAGATAGAGGAGTTAAAAAAGTTTCACAAGAACTATTTTGACTCTGACACTATTGTTTCGACTGCCAGCGAGCTAAAATATCTGGGTCTGATCAAACAGTTATTCAATACCGAGGTAAACAACCCCAGTCCGGACTTTGTGCGGCACTTTGCACGCCAGGTATATACAAATGGCAGCGTCACCCAGAAGGTACTTGATCAGTTCACCCAGTTTACCAAAAAAGCATTCCAGATATACATTTCTGACCTTATTACGGAACGGCTGAAGTCTGCTTTACAAAAGGAGGAAAATGATCAACCGCCAGCAGAGGCTGTGGAGCTTATTATGGAACCGGAAAGTAAAATCCAGACGACCCAAGAGGAGTTGGATTCATTCCAGATCATTCGTTCAATACTAAGACAGGTTGTTCCTGTGGACAAGATACATTACCGGGATGCGCAGTCTTATTTCGCCATTCTATATGATGACAATAACCGGAAACCATTGTGTCGGTTGTACATAGGGGCGACAAAAAAACAAATCGGGCTCTTCGGTGCAGACAGGACGGAAGTGAAGAAGGAGTTAAGCTCTCTGGACGATATCTTTCAGCATGCAGACCATTTGCTGGAAACAGCCAAAAGCTACCTTAAAACATTAGAAGTGTAG
- a CDS encoding glycosyltransferase family 9 protein yields the protein MEAQQLKTILAIRFSALGDVAMTIPVMKRVLEQHPDIQIVFVTNKNWGALCKGVPRLIFYPADVKGVHKGFPGLFRLFRAIRKEYTISAVADLHNVLRAKVVSTLFALSGKRVARIDKGRTEKKALTRQEDKILQPLMTTIERYAIVFRQLGLPCDMSESKPLANRLPLSEEMLQLTGEKHADKWIGIAPFATYREKMYPLNRMEEVLGVLSRQPQHKVLLFGGGAAEVAQLSVWASQYPNTVLIAGKCKLESELHIISQLEVMVSMDSANMHLAALFGIPVVSVWGATHPYAGFMGYQQSLADAVQVDDLSCRPCSVFGNKPCFRGDHACMEWIPALNIADKVLKRLETPI from the coding sequence TTGGAAGCGCAACAGCTAAAAACGATATTGGCTATACGATTTTCTGCATTGGGAGATGTGGCGATGACCATACCTGTTATGAAGCGGGTATTGGAGCAGCATCCGGATATACAGATCGTATTTGTGACCAATAAAAATTGGGGAGCTTTATGTAAGGGAGTTCCGCGGCTGATATTTTATCCGGCTGACGTGAAAGGGGTGCATAAGGGCTTTCCTGGCTTGTTCCGGTTATTCCGGGCTATACGGAAGGAATATACGATCAGTGCTGTTGCTGATCTGCATAATGTGTTGCGTGCGAAAGTGGTCAGTACTTTGTTTGCCTTAAGCGGTAAACGGGTGGCCAGGATCGACAAGGGGCGTACGGAAAAAAAAGCGTTGACCCGTCAGGAAGATAAGATACTACAGCCTTTGATGACGACGATTGAGCGGTATGCGATCGTATTCCGGCAGTTGGGTTTGCCATGTGATATGTCGGAAAGTAAGCCATTGGCGAACAGGTTGCCTTTGTCCGAGGAGATGTTGCAGCTCACAGGCGAAAAACATGCGGATAAATGGATAGGCATAGCGCCTTTTGCAACTTATAGGGAGAAGATGTATCCGCTGAATAGGATGGAGGAGGTATTAGGCGTATTATCCCGGCAGCCGCAGCATAAAGTATTACTTTTTGGTGGTGGAGCAGCAGAGGTAGCACAACTGAGTGTCTGGGCGTCACAATATCCCAATACAGTATTGATCGCCGGTAAGTGTAAACTGGAGAGTGAGCTGCATATCATCAGTCAGCTGGAGGTGATGGTGAGTATGGATTCTGCAAATATGCACCTGGCTGCTTTGTTCGGTATCCCGGTGGTATCTGTATGGGGAGCTACGCATCCCTATGCGGGTTTTATGGGGTATCAGCAGTCGCTTGCAGATGCGGTACAGGTAGATGATCTGTCATGCCGGCCTTGTTCTGTATTTGGCAATAAACCCTGTTTCCGGGGAGACCATGCCTGTATGGAGTGGATACCTGCACTTAACATTGCTGATAAGGTATTAAAACGGTTGGAAACACCGATATAA
- a CDS encoding ABC transporter permease: MNVMNLIRIALKALQRNKLRAFLTMLGIIIGVAAVIAMVAIGQGSKESIQSQLSNMGSNMITILPSSNVAGGVRIEGASFQSLTIEDVRAIARNAEYVGAVSPVASTKGQAIYGALNWPTSLQGVAPSYFDIRKLTIQDGISFSDADVTTAAKVCVLGQTVINNLFPSGESPVGKVIRLNSIPLQVIGTLVPKGQSSFGQDQDDIILTPYTTVQKRILATIYFQSIYASAVSEGTSSKATDEIIEILRGTHRLRAADENNFQVRTMEELIKTLSSTSSLLTILLTAIAGISLVIGGIGIMNIMYVSVTERTKEIGLRMSIGARGIDILLQFLVEAIIISITGGLIGVVLGISTAKVITLTLGWPTLVSESSIVLSFMVCALTGVFFGYYPALAASRLDPIEALRYE; this comes from the coding sequence ATGAATGTAATGAACCTGATACGGATTGCTTTAAAGGCTTTACAGCGTAATAAGCTGAGGGCTTTCCTTACCATGTTGGGTATCATTATCGGTGTGGCGGCGGTAATAGCAATGGTGGCGATCGGACAAGGGTCGAAAGAAAGCATACAGAGTCAGCTGAGTAATATGGGCTCCAATATGATCACTATCCTGCCCAGCAGTAATGTGGCCGGAGGTGTGCGTATAGAAGGAGCCAGCTTTCAGAGCCTGACCATCGAAGATGTAAGGGCAATAGCACGGAATGCAGAGTATGTCGGTGCGGTATCTCCCGTAGCATCTACAAAAGGACAGGCTATCTATGGCGCTTTGAACTGGCCAACATCCTTGCAGGGTGTAGCGCCCAGTTACTTTGATATCCGTAAGCTGACCATACAGGATGGTATCAGTTTTTCTGATGCGGATGTGACAACAGCAGCCAAGGTATGTGTACTGGGACAAACCGTTATCAATAACCTGTTCCCCAGTGGAGAGAGCCCGGTAGGCAAGGTGATACGGCTCAACTCCATCCCTTTGCAGGTGATAGGTACTTTAGTCCCTAAAGGACAAAGTTCTTTCGGCCAGGATCAGGATGATATCATACTTACCCCTTATACCACGGTGCAAAAGCGTATCCTCGCTACTATTTACTTCCAGAGCATATATGCCTCTGCCGTGAGTGAAGGTACTTCGTCCAAGGCAACAGATGAGATCATCGAGATACTGAGAGGCACACACCGCTTGCGCGCCGCTGATGAGAATAACTTTCAGGTGAGAACGATGGAAGAGCTGATCAAAACACTTAGTTCAACCAGCAGCCTGCTGACGATCCTGCTGACTGCTATTGCGGGCATTTCACTCGTGATAGGTGGTATCGGGATCATGAACATTATGTATGTATCGGTAACAGAGCGTACGAAAGAAATAGGACTACGCATGTCTATTGGTGCCAGGGGAATAGATATCCTATTACAGTTCCTCGTAGAAGCAATCATTATCAGCATTACAGGAGGCCTGATAGGGGTTGTATTGGGGATCAGCACAGCGAAGGTGATCACGCTCACATTGGGATGGCCTACGCTGGTATCAGAATCATCTATCGTATTGTCGTTTATGGTATGTGCGCTGACAGGTGTCTTTTTCGGTTATTACCCGGCACTGGCAGCATCAAGACTTGATCCTATAGAAGCATTACGCTATGAATAA
- a CDS encoding ABC transporter ATP-binding protein: MSNKILELQEIKREFVMGTEIVRALKGVSFDVHAGEFVTIMGSSGSGKTTLLNLLGCLDKPTSGNYILDGVNVKALSRNDLARLRNHKIGFVFQAYNLLPRTSALENVELPLFYNPALSTQERKERAIKALQAVKLGDRLDHMPNQLSGGQQQRVAIARALVNQPVMILADEATGNLDTRTSYEIMSLMQELNQQEGKTIVFVTHEPDIAAFSSRTVMLRDGKVIKDNINENVRSAKEALASLPSSDDY, from the coding sequence ATGAGCAACAAGATATTGGAATTACAGGAGATCAAGCGTGAGTTTGTAATGGGTACCGAGATCGTGCGGGCTTTAAAAGGTGTGTCCTTTGATGTACATGCGGGAGAGTTTGTTACGATTATGGGGAGTAGTGGTTCCGGTAAGACCACTTTGCTGAACCTACTGGGATGCCTGGATAAGCCGACTTCCGGTAATTATATACTGGATGGGGTAAACGTAAAGGCACTTTCCCGTAATGACCTGGCGAGATTGCGCAATCATAAGATAGGTTTTGTATTCCAGGCGTATAATCTTCTTCCGCGAACATCGGCGTTGGAAAATGTGGAGTTGCCGCTATTCTACAATCCGGCCTTGAGTACGCAGGAACGGAAAGAGCGGGCGATAAAGGCATTACAGGCCGTGAAGCTGGGAGATCGGCTGGATCATATGCCCAATCAGTTGTCTGGCGGACAGCAGCAACGGGTAGCGATTGCAAGGGCATTGGTCAACCAACCTGTGATGATATTGGCAGATGAGGCGACGGGTAACCTGGATACCCGTACCTCTTATGAAATCATGTCGCTGATGCAGGAGTTAAATCAGCAGGAAGGGAAAACGATCGTATTTGTAACACATGAACCGGACATCGCTGCTTTCAGCAGTCGTACTGTGATGCTAAGAGATGGCAAAGTGATAAAGGATAATATCAATGAAAATGTCCGATCTGCCAAAGAGGCGCTGGCATCACTGCCTTCATCTGATGATTACTAA
- a CDS encoding efflux RND transporter periplasmic adaptor subunit, with protein sequence MRKYKRIIIAIVILLALFLIWYLFIRKKPVPISFETAHPAYGPIATTVTATGTIQPVDTVAVGTQVSGTIKYIYVDFNAKVKKDQLLAELDKALFQAQVDQYRANLQVAQSNLAYQQNNYQRQELLFKTGAISKADYDIATNQINQAKANVASVNAQLQTALKNFSFTEIYSPIDGVVLNRNVSIGQTVAASFNTPTLFVIAKDITRMQVESKVDEADIGNVRDSQRVSFTVDAYLDDVFEGKVQEIRLQPSVSSNVVTYNTIINAPNNNMKLKPGMTANVTIYTAEKDSALLLPVKALKYRPDSLALKDYVILSAVHKHQVDQRPGNDTALSNKGRKRMGSSNYVWLLRGDTLQQKRIRTGLNDNTHIEVLSGLMASDVVIVSMNGSSGPVAAAGNNSPFLPRMGGRRR encoded by the coding sequence ATGAGAAAGTATAAGCGCATTATTATCGCCATTGTCATATTGCTGGCGTTGTTCCTTATCTGGTATCTTTTTATCAGAAAAAAGCCCGTACCTATTTCTTTCGAGACAGCACATCCTGCCTATGGACCGATCGCCACCACTGTAACAGCTACAGGGACAATACAACCGGTAGATACAGTAGCAGTAGGTACACAGGTATCGGGAACGATCAAATACATCTATGTTGACTTTAATGCCAAAGTGAAGAAGGACCAGCTGCTGGCGGAACTGGATAAAGCACTTTTTCAGGCCCAGGTAGATCAATACCGGGCTAACCTGCAGGTAGCACAAAGTAACCTGGCATATCAACAGAATAACTACCAGCGACAGGAGCTGCTGTTTAAAACCGGTGCGATCAGTAAAGCCGACTATGATATTGCCACCAATCAGATCAACCAGGCAAAAGCGAATGTGGCCAGCGTTAATGCACAGCTGCAGACGGCTTTGAAGAACTTCTCTTTTACAGAGATCTACTCTCCGATAGATGGTGTAGTATTAAACAGAAACGTAAGTATAGGACAAACGGTAGCAGCGAGTTTTAATACGCCAACCTTGTTTGTAATCGCGAAAGATATTACCCGTATGCAGGTAGAATCGAAAGTAGATGAAGCGGATATCGGTAATGTAAGAGATTCGCAGCGGGTATCGTTTACGGTGGATGCCTACCTGGATGATGTATTCGAAGGTAAAGTACAGGAAATCCGTTTGCAGCCTTCTGTATCTTCCAATGTGGTTACGTACAATACCATCATCAATGCACCTAATAACAACATGAAGTTGAAGCCGGGTATGACGGCTAATGTAACTATCTATACGGCAGAAAAGGATTCGGCTTTGTTGCTGCCTGTAAAAGCCTTGAAATACCGTCCGGATTCTCTGGCCTTAAAAGATTATGTGATCCTCAGCGCAGTCCATAAGCATCAAGTGGATCAACGTCCTGGTAATGATACTGCGTTAAGTAATAAAGGCCGCAAGCGGATGGGATCTTCTAACTATGTATGGCTACTACGAGGGGACACATTGCAGCAGAAACGCATCAGGACAGGATTGAATGACAATACACATATAGAAGTGTTATCAGGGCTGATGGCCAGCGACGTAGTGATTGTGTCGATGAATGGCAGCAGTGGGCCGGTCGCTGCTGCTGGTAATAATAGTCCGTTTTTACCGAGGATGGGAGGCCGCAGACGATGA
- a CDS encoding TolC family protein: MAFLRRPQTVLLILLAGINSQLLMAQDSTVTNLPARWELQDCLDYAMQHNIQLNNLRLSRMSSEQDLLQSKAAKLPDLNGTLSQNLRGSKVLNEAGRTPYTIGSAGNYSVNSSVTIFQGGILNYDIRQKQLSVQVADLNIAQQINDITIQITQSYLNILLSKENIIYVNDVVTTSTAQVQQAQQRYDVGSIALKDLAALQAQLATDRYNLVVAESQYRQNKLVLKQLLQLPSAYDFEINAPDTLGAMAYVLPLRDVQAAALATRPEIRSGELGIEIAQLNLAKAKAAYLPTLSASGAIGSTTARDPDNTFFKQLDNNFYQQIGLTLSIPIFTRRVNRSNEERSRIAVDQSKLVLQNTRTNLSQAIEQEYINVQNAQAQYDAAVVQLQYTRESYRIASEQLKVGVANMVDFLQQKNLYIQSFQAYIQAKYNTAMTIRIYDFYRGIPVKL; the protein is encoded by the coding sequence ATGGCGTTTCTTAGACGTCCGCAGACAGTGCTGCTGATCTTATTGGCAGGCATTAATAGTCAGTTGTTGATGGCACAGGACAGTACGGTAACGAACCTGCCTGCCAGATGGGAATTACAGGATTGCCTGGATTATGCTATGCAGCATAATATACAGTTAAACAATCTACGCTTGAGTCGTATGAGCAGCGAGCAGGATCTGTTACAATCCAAAGCAGCCAAACTACCAGACCTGAATGGTACCCTCTCCCAGAACCTCCGGGGTAGTAAAGTATTAAACGAAGCAGGCCGCACTCCTTATACTATCGGCAGCGCCGGCAATTATTCCGTCAATTCGTCGGTGACCATTTTCCAGGGAGGCATACTCAATTACGATATCCGTCAAAAGCAACTGTCCGTACAGGTAGCAGATCTGAATATCGCACAACAGATCAATGACATCACTATACAGATCACGCAGTCTTACCTCAATATCCTCCTCAGTAAAGAAAACATCATCTATGTAAATGATGTGGTAACTACTTCGACCGCACAGGTACAACAGGCGCAGCAACGTTACGACGTAGGCAGCATCGCACTGAAGGACCTGGCAGCGTTACAGGCACAGCTGGCAACCGACCGCTATAACCTGGTGGTAGCGGAAAGCCAGTACCGGCAAAACAAACTCGTATTAAAACAGCTGCTACAATTGCCATCGGCCTACGACTTTGAGATCAATGCACCGGATACACTGGGTGCTATGGCCTATGTGCTCCCGTTAAGAGATGTACAGGCTGCAGCACTGGCAACCCGGCCGGAGATCAGAAGCGGAGAACTAGGTATTGAGATCGCTCAACTTAACCTGGCCAAAGCTAAGGCGGCTTATTTGCCGACTCTCTCTGCCAGCGGCGCTATTGGAAGTACAACAGCACGGGACCCTGACAATACCTTCTTTAAACAACTGGATAATAACTTCTACCAGCAGATAGGGCTTACACTATCCATACCCATCTTTACACGGCGGGTGAACAGAAGCAATGAAGAACGTTCCAGGATAGCGGTGGATCAGTCGAAACTTGTTTTACAAAATACCCGGACCAATCTCTCACAGGCTATAGAGCAGGAGTACATCAATGTACAGAACGCACAGGCGCAATATGATGCGGCAGTGGTACAGCTGCAATATACCCGGGAGAGTTATCGTATCGCCTCTGAACAATTGAAGGTGGGTGTTGCGAACATGGTGGATTTCCTGCAACAGAAGAATTTATATATACAGTCCTTTCAGGCATATATACAAGCGAAGTATAACACTGCCATGACTATACGGATATACGACTTTTACAGGGGGATACCTGTAAAGCTATAA